CAGCGAATCCGAACCCTTCCTCAAGATCGAGGAAGACCCGAACCACGGCTGGTTCCGCGAGCAATTCGCCTTCATGCAGCATCCGCCGCGCTCGCGCTATGCGTTCGTGATCGCGCTGTACCAGGAGCAGCAGCGCATCGCCGCGCGCGACCCGGAACGCGCCAAGCGGATGAACGTGCGTTGGACCGGCACCTTGGCGTACGCGGCGGTGGAAGGCTACGAGCGCCTGGTCGCGACCATGCGCCAGATCCGCGCGCTGCGCGAAAAGGGCCAGGACACCCGCGAACTGGAGCGTACCTGCGCGTTCTACGTGAGCTGGTTCGGCCACTACATCGGCGACGGCGCGCAGCCGCAGCACGACAGCATCCATCACGACGGCTGGCAGGGCGACAACCCGCACGGCTACACGCGCGATCCGAAGGTGCATGGCCGCTACGAATCGGAGTTCGTGGACCGCATCGACCTCGGCGCCGGCGACCTGCTGCCGCGCATGCCCGCGTTGGCGAGGCAGCAGGGCGACGTGTTCGACCTGATCCTCGCCTACCTGGACGTCGGCACCAGCCGGGTCGAGACGCTCTATCAACTGGAAAAGGCCGGCGCGTTCACCGGCGCCGGCAACCAGGCAGGGCGCGAGATGGTCTATCTGACCGCCGGCGACGGCGCGGCGATGCTGCGCGATCTGCTCCACCGCGCCTGGCAGGAGAGCGCCCTGCCCAGCCCGAAGAGCGGCGCGCCGCGGACGACGGATCCCGCCCATCCCGACTACGACCGCCAGACCGGCAGCGCCCCGGCCGCCCGCTCGCCGACCTTGCCGCCGCCGCGCTGACGACCGCCCGCGCGACTCCGTACCAGGCGCGTCAGGGGCCATGCCGGGCCTGCCGCGCCACACAACAGAAAAGGGAGGCGCATGCGCCTCCCCACCATGAATTTATATAACACAGGGGGGCTTGCGGCAAGGCCCCGCGCATCGTGCAGCATCGCCGGCCTGTCGATACGGCAGGAACCGGAGCAACGACGATGGATGCACAGACCTACTACCACGGCACCAAGGCCGATCTGAAGCTGGACGAGCTGATCGAGCCCGGTTACGCCTCCAACTATGGCCAGAGGAAGCAGGCCAGCTTCGTTTATCTGACCGCCACATTGGATGCGGCGATCTGGGGCGCGGAACTCGCCATTGGCGCCGGACGCGGCAGGATCTACGTCGTCGAACCCACGGGCCCCATCGAAGACGATCCGAACCTCACCGACCAGCGGTTCCCTGGAAACCCCACGAAGTCATACCGCACCCGGGCGCCGCTGCGCGTGCGGGGCGAAGTGACGCAATGGCAGGGCCACTCTGCCGAACGGCTGAAGGAGATGCGGGATTATCTCGAGCACCTCAAGCGACAGGGCATCGAGGCGATCGAATAGCGGCGCGGCGCCGGCTGGGCCCATGCCGCCAGCGACGCCGACTCAACCTCATGCACGATGGCCTCGACGAAACGCCGCGCAGATGGCAGCAACGCAGTGACGCAGCGCTGTTGCACGACGTGCGGCGCCTTCGGCCGTCGGCAGCTGGCGGAGGTCCGGTCGAACGCTGTCGCACTGTCGCTGCAAGGCGTGCGAGCGCGTGCCGAACACACCTCGCGCCATCGCACACCGCCTCCTGATCCGGTGACGTGGCGCAGAACGCTTGGCCCTTGATAGCGCGCTTCCGGATCGCGCATCGCGCGCCGATCGATGGCCATGGATGGCGTACCGAGATCGCCGCATGCAGCTGAAAGTCGGTGCCTGCTGGCACCGACAGATCCTCCTGCCACGTCGCCTAGGCGCCGTCCGCGCGCTCGGCGCCATCGTCCAGGCACTGCATGCACTCGTCCAGCAACTGGTGGAGCGCGTTCACGCGCTCAATGCCCAGCCGGGCATTGAGCGCCTCCTGCGCCGCCTTCCAGCCGCGGCGCCCCTCGGTTTCCAGCGCCCGCCCCGCCTCGGTGGCTTCGATGAGACGACTGCGCGCATTTTCGCCGACTCCCACTTTCACCCAGCCCTTGGCGACCATGGGTTGCAGGTTGCGCGTCAGGGTCGAGGCGTCCATCTGCATGCGCTTGGCCAGGTCGCCCGGCCGGATGGGCCCCAACTGGACCACGTGCCGGAGCAACGCGTACTGCGTGTTCTTCAATCCGAGGCTTGCGACATGCGTATCGTAACGGCGCGCCACCATGCGGCTGAGCTGGCGCAGTCTCAGGTTGGTGCAGCCCTGGGGCTTGCTTGCGTTCTTCATGCGATTTATTGTAATTACAATAATTGTAATTACAACCATAGAAGAAGACAGCCACATGGACGCATCTCAGACCATCGCCCGTTGGGAAGCGGATGAACGCGACATTCGCGCCCGCCTGAGCGACGCCGATGCCGGATCGCACGGCGGAATCGCCGGCCGGTCGGGCATGGCGGTGCTCGAGGCGATCTTTGCCGGCGAGCTGCCGCCCGCCCCCATCGGCATCACCCTCGACTTCGTTCCGATTCACATCGAGCCGGGCATCGCGGTGTTCCAGGGGCGGCCGCTGAAGCGCCATTACAACCCCTTGGGAACGGTGCACGGCGGCTGGTATGCAACTCTTCTCGATTCGGCGGTGGGCTGCGCCGTGCATTCGACGCTCCCCGCCGGGAAGGGCTACACCACGCTGGAGCTCAAGGTGAACATGGTGCGGCCCCTGACCGACCGGGTGCCGCTGGTTCGCGCCACGGGCAAAATCGTGCACGCGGGACGCCAGGTCGCGACGGCAGAAGGCCAGATTGTCGGTCCGGACGGCAAGCTCTATGCGCACGCGACCACGACGTGCCTGATCTTCGATCATCCTGCCGCGATGTGAACGCGCTTGCGCCGAAGGCCGTCTGCGCTCGAGTCGGCGCTCCGGTGTTACGGAACATCGCCTGCACGGGCAGGCCCGCGGCCAAAGGCACCAGATCGAAGCCCATGGCCATATGCCGGGCCAACGCGGACCCGTCGCGCTACCGACAAGGGCAGTTCGCCAATCGCCTGGCTGATCCGAGCCAGTTCTGTCCATGGTGCAAGACGATCAATGAGACCCGCGCGGTCGATTGTTGTGCCATGCGTGCTGCCTGGCCATTCCTGGACTAGGTCGCAGTCGTCAAGACGACCGAAGGAAGCAACTCTTCCGCTCGCAAGCCGGCGCCAGCAGGCGGCACGACGGCATCGGTCGGAAGCAAGTCAAGTTGACGCGAGGCCTGCTGTGGGATCGCTTTAAAAATTCTCTGGATGAAAGCCATGCAGGTGCGTTGACCTTGCCAGGCGCCGGTGCCGCGCACACCCTCGAGTGAACTCACGGTTGAGAGCTCGCCAAAGCGGCAACGGAAGCAGGCCATCGCACGTGCAGCGGTCGAACGCCATGGAAAGCAACCCCAACGGCTGAAGCGCGTAGGCAGCACGCAACCGATCCGCGCGTCCACCCGGTCCCCCCGAGGACCGGGCCAACTCGTCGATCACTTCAGTGGAGCCACAGCTTGCGCGTAAGTGCCGACCGTTTCGCCCGTTGCCAGGACGTGGCCCGAAGCCGCGGCAAGCACCTCGTCTCGGGTCGCACCAGGCTTGACGTCCAGCATCGTGTCGAGTGCAAGGATCTGGAAGTGATAGTGGTGCGGAGGGTCGCCCACCGGCGGATGCGGCCCGTAGTAGCCGACCGAACCGCGGCTCGTCGCGCCCTGGAGCATGCCGTCGGGCTCGGTCAGGCGCATTTGCTCCTGCAGGCCTTCGGGCAGTTGGGTGACCTTGGCGGGAATGTTCCACGCAACCCAATGGACGAACGGCGTGATGGGTTTGGCGTCGGGATCTTCCACGATCACGACGTAGGACTTGGCGTTGGCGACCGCCTTCCAGGACAACGCCGGCGAGACGCCGTCGGCGTAGTCGCTGAAGCGCTTGTCCATCGCAGCGCCACTGGCAAATGCAGGCGCAGTCACGGCGAGGGTTCCCTTGCCGTTGGTCTCGGAGCGAGCCAGCGCAAGCGGCACGCCATTGCCCTGGTTGACCTGCTTCTCAAGCGACGCTGCCGGCGCTTCGTTGGGCTGCTTTGCTTCGGCAGACCGCGTCGAGGCGCCCTTGGCCGAGATGCGATAGATGACGCCATTGGCATCGTCCGAGACCAAGAGCGCACCGCTGGCCGTTTCCGCCAGACCCACGGGACGCGCGAAGTGCTTCGTGCCGCCCTCGGTCAGGAAGCCAGTGACGAACGGTTCGAAAGCGACGGGCTTGCCGTTCTCGAACTTCAGCCGGACCACCTCGTAGCCGGACGCCGGCTTGCGGTTCCACGACCCGCGGAAGGTGATGAACGCATCGCCCCTGTAATCGGCCGGGAAGGACGCGCCACGATAGAAGTGGAACTGCATGGCGGCGGCATGAGCCGTGTAGCCCAGGACCATCGGCTCGCTGATGGCCGCCCACTGCTGCTTCGTCATCCCGCCCGGCGGCGTGCTCTGTGGATTGATCCCGTCCTTGCCCCAGATATGAGGCCAGCCGTATTGCTTGCCCTTGACGATGTGGTTGAGTTCCTCGGGCTGGACCTCGTCGCCCAGGAAATCGATGCCCTGGTCCACGCCCCACAACTCACCAGTGCTCGGATCCCAGTCGAAGCCGATGGTGTTGCGCAGGCCGCTGGCGAAGATGGTGCGGGACTTGCCATCCGGGGACACGCGCAGCAGCGTCGCGTGCTCAGGATTGGTTTCGTTGCACGCGTTGCAGGTCGAGCCGATGCTCAGATAGAGCATGCCATCGGGACCGAACGCCATCGTCCGGTTCGGATGCTGCCCGCCATCGGGCAGGTCGCCGACCAGCAACTTGAGCGGCCCAAGGGTTCCGTCGTTCAGGATCGGGGCGACGAACAGTTCCTTGACCGTGACCAGGTAAAGCTGGCCGTCACGGATCGCCAATCCATGCGCACCGGATCGATTGGCCACGACCTTGGGTGGCGCGTCGAGCTTGCCGTCGTCGTTGGCATCCTTCAGCAGCAGGACGTCGCCCTGATCGCGCCGGGAGACGTAGATGTTGCCGCCCGGCGCCACCGCGATGATGCGGGCGTTCTTCAGCCCGGTAGCGAAAGCCTTTACTTGAAAGCCTGCCGGAACCTTCAGCCCCGCGATTTGCCTGGGCGTGGCATCCACCTTGTCGGGCTTGAACGTGTGCACCTGCGCCGGCACGTCGGTGCCGTCCCCCTGCTGCGCGTGCGCGTGACCTACCAACAACCCGAGCAGTGCTACGGACAAGATGCGGCGCATGTGGCTCTCCCGATGCGTGAATACGGCTCTCAAGGCCAGGCCTGTTGGATCGGCGGGCAAGTAGGAGCCTTTTTGCACGAGGCTGCGTGATGGGAACAGCAAGAACGAAGCTGTGCGCTTCGCCCATCCCCTACTTGTCTACTCATCCTCTACCTGTCCACTTGCGTGAATGGGAGCCGGGAACTTGCGCTGCAGCCAAGGCTGCCCACCGTTCCAGCAGCCAAGCGAGGGAATCCAGCGAGCCACAGAACGACTGGCCCAGCTGCATGCGAAGGAGTTTTTAGCCAGTCAGCGCCAAGCGGCGAGAGCGAAGGAACAACAGCGCCGCGAAGAAACCAAGCGACGCATACGAGTCGCAGAGCTTGTGTTCCTGGCTGGCGCAGAAGCGCTAGAAGACGCTGAGTTGGTCGGCACGCTGTTGAGGCATGTGGAAAGCCGCGACGATCACGACATCCGCAACCAAGCACGTTCGCGCGGCGCCTCGCGGCTGACAATGGCAGACGGAGAAGACAGCCAAGTCAGGCACTGAACTGGCGCTTCAGTGTTCGCACTTGCTCGCTGCCGGCCATCAGGCGCGAGACCGTTCCGAAGGCGCCGTTTCGGAAATCGGCGTAGGCCTGTTTGATCTCGGCGTCGGTATTCATGACGAAGGGGCCTCGCGCGACGACAGGCTCTCCAATGACGTCGCCATGAGCGAAAAGCACC
The Xanthomonas sp. AM6 DNA segment above includes these coding regions:
- a CDS encoding nuclease; its protein translation is MKPSRLAWAVLAAACSLSTDALAWGQRGHAAIDRAALQALPADGPVFLQAYADVIADGATLPDGWRSESEPFLKIEEDPNHGWFREQFAFMQHPPRSRYAFVIALYQEQQRIAARDPERAKRMNVRWTGTLAYAAVEGYERLVATMRQIRALREKGQDTRELERTCAFYVSWFGHYIGDGAQPQHDSIHHDGWQGDNPHGYTRDPKVHGRYESEFVDRIDLGAGDLLPRMPALARQQGDVFDLILAYLDVGTSRVETLYQLEKAGAFTGAGNQAGREMVYLTAGDGAAMLRDLLHRAWQESALPSPKSGAPRTTDPAHPDYDRQTGSAPAARSPTLPPPR
- the arr gene encoding NAD(+)--rifampin ADP-ribosyltransferase; the protein is MDAQTYYHGTKADLKLDELIEPGYASNYGQRKQASFVYLTATLDAAIWGAELAIGAGRGRIYVVEPTGPIEDDPNLTDQRFPGNPTKSYRTRAPLRVRGEVTQWQGHSAERLKEMRDYLEHLKRQGIEAIE
- a CDS encoding MarR family winged helix-turn-helix transcriptional regulator; the encoded protein is MKNASKPQGCTNLRLRQLSRMVARRYDTHVASLGLKNTQYALLRHVVQLGPIRPGDLAKRMQMDASTLTRNLQPMVAKGWVKVGVGENARSRLIEATEAGRALETEGRRGWKAAQEALNARLGIERVNALHQLLDECMQCLDDGAERADGA
- a CDS encoding PaaI family thioesterase, whose product is MDASQTIARWEADERDIRARLSDADAGSHGGIAGRSGMAVLEAIFAGELPPAPIGITLDFVPIHIEPGIAVFQGRPLKRHYNPLGTVHGGWYATLLDSAVGCAVHSTLPAGKGYTTLELKVNMVRPLTDRVPLVRATGKIVHAGRQVATAEGQIVGPDGKLYAHATTTCLIFDHPAAM
- a CDS encoding YbhB/YbcL family Raf kinase inhibitor-like protein; its protein translation is MRRILSVALLGLLVGHAHAQQGDGTDVPAQVHTFKPDKVDATPRQIAGLKVPAGFQVKAFATGLKNARIIAVAPGGNIYVSRRDQGDVLLLKDANDDGKLDAPPKVVANRSGAHGLAIRDGQLYLVTVKELFVAPILNDGTLGPLKLLVGDLPDGGQHPNRTMAFGPDGMLYLSIGSTCNACNETNPEHATLLRVSPDGKSRTIFASGLRNTIGFDWDPSTGELWGVDQGIDFLGDEVQPEELNHIVKGKQYGWPHIWGKDGINPQSTPPGGMTKQQWAAISEPMVLGYTAHAAAMQFHFYRGASFPADYRGDAFITFRGSWNRKPASGYEVVRLKFENGKPVAFEPFVTGFLTEGGTKHFARPVGLAETASGALLVSDDANGVIYRISAKGASTRSAEAKQPNEAPAASLEKQVNQGNGVPLALARSETNGKGTLAVTAPAFASGAAMDKRFSDYADGVSPALSWKAVANAKSYVVIVEDPDAKPITPFVHWVAWNIPAKVTQLPEGLQEQMRLTEPDGMLQGATSRGSVGYYGPHPPVGDPPHHYHFQILALDTMLDVKPGATRDEVLAAASGHVLATGETVGTYAQAVAPLK
- the traD gene encoding conjugal transfer protein TraD, whose product is MGAGNLRCSQGCPPFQQPSEGIQRATERLAQLHAKEFLASQRQAARAKEQQRREETKRRIRVAELVFLAGAEALEDAELVGTLLRHVESRDDHDIRNQARSRGASRLTMADGEDSQVRH